From Diospyros lotus cultivar Yz01 chromosome 4, ASM1463336v1, whole genome shotgun sequence, a single genomic window includes:
- the LOC127800438 gene encoding uncharacterized protein LOC127800438 yields MTSSSKQGIMKADDCPAEGEKRRMLPLKLVRSLVLGETITTRPFLSPQNRHIQDLPHSDSDADSPNSSITPNAHSHRNRKSKSKANAKTPLLLFMPAKELVTDTYRLATLARDIGMDLHPNPSLSHIIFSWPSSSQPSASSSFSSSSYPSFWSSTSLSSSSSLWSLPNDAVPLPFPSLAAASVSHLRCFVGLSRGFFKLVFLKSSVAPSDRIGGQASNWDCCSVSLISRRGGDRIESMDGFSRALAGVGWTLFKTTNSPSLDSGNNRVCGTKSVYLFRKVDSNRVRIKQGSGDGATASGECRIRELRLPALDFRNAPLRILQYILLMTGDIFYLA; encoded by the coding sequence ATGACTTCTTCGTCAAAGCAAGGGATAATGAAAGCTGATGATTGCCCCGCAGAAGGAGAAAAGAGAAGGATGCTTCCTCTAAAGCTGGTTCGCTCTCTGGTTTTGGGGGAAACCATTACCACTCGCCCTTTCCTTTCCCCCCAAAATCGCCATATCCAAGACCTTCCCCACAGCGACAGCGACGCCGATTCACCCAACTCTTCAATAACCCCCAATGCCCACTCTCACAGAAACAGGAAATCGAAATCCAAAGCCAACGCCAAAACGCCATTGTTGCTCTTTATGCCCGCCAAAGAGCTCGTCACCGACACCTACAGGCTCGCCACATTGGCCAGAGACATTGGCATGGACTTGCATCCgaacccatctctctctcacatCATCTTCTCGTGGCCATCGTCTTCCCAACCGTCTGCTTCTTCGTCGTTTTCGTCGTCCTCGTACCCGTCTTTCTGGTCGTCGACGTCGCTCTCCTCGTCTTCCTCGTTGTGGTCGCTGCCCAACGACGCTGTTCCCCTACCCTTCCCTTCCCTCGCCGCCGCTTCCGTTTCTCACCTACGCTGCTTCGTCGGCCTCTCCAGAGGATTCTTCAAGTTGGTTTTCTTGAAATCGAGCGTCGCCCCAAGTGACAGAATCGGTGGACAAGCGAGTAACTGGGATTGTTGCTCGGTTTCCTTGATTTCGCGGCGGGGCGGGGATCGAATCGAGTCGATGGATGGGTTCTCTCGTGCTCTGGCCGGGGTGGGTTGGACCCTGTTCAAGACCACGAACAGCCCATCTCTGGATTCTGGAAACAACCGAGTTTGTGGGACGAAATCGGTTTATCTGTTCAGGAAGGTGGATTCGAATCGGGTTCGGATCAAACAGGGAAGTGGGGATGGTGCTACTGCTTCTGGGGAGTGTAGAATTAGGGAGCTGAGGTTGCCCGCTTTGGATTTTCGGAATGCCCCTTTGAGGATTTTGCAATATA